Proteins encoded together in one Chitinophaga sp. LS1 window:
- a CDS encoding glycosyltransferase family 1 protein, producing the protein MNIAFDAKRAFQNNTGLGNYSRTLISSLATYYPEHHYYLYAPKLTGMYSTAALGNMTTILPKKPLHRLLKGLWRSKYVVSELAQQGIDIYHGLSHEIPFGIHKSGVKSIVTMHDLIFERNPEQYNPIDVQTYRKKAKYACQYADKVIAISEQTKQDLITYYNTPANKIAVAYQSCDESFGVQHSKAEIAQMLEKYNFPKEYFLYVGSLIERKNLLGILQAMVQLKGKLDIPLVVVGGGSSYKKKVMDFIAANGLQKSVILVNDTVKFAYNDLPALYQGAKALIYPSFFEGFGIPILEAMWCRTPVITSSGSCFGETAGDAALYIDPAKPASIANAMGEVANNPALIEELKEKGLRQAEKFTREKCAAEVMKVYQSL; encoded by the coding sequence ATGAATATTGCTTTCGATGCCAAACGGGCTTTCCAGAATAACACAGGTCTCGGCAATTACAGCCGGACCCTAATCAGTTCTCTGGCTACCTATTACCCGGAGCACCACTACTACCTGTATGCACCCAAACTAACAGGTATGTACAGCACCGCTGCTTTAGGCAATATGACCACCATATTGCCTAAAAAGCCCCTGCATCGCCTGCTGAAAGGACTGTGGCGCAGCAAATATGTAGTGAGTGAACTGGCGCAACAAGGCATTGATATTTATCATGGTTTAAGTCACGAGATCCCTTTCGGCATTCACAAGAGTGGTGTCAAAAGTATTGTTACCATGCACGACCTGATCTTTGAACGCAACCCGGAACAATACAATCCCATTGATGTGCAGACGTATCGTAAAAAGGCTAAATACGCCTGCCAATACGCTGATAAGGTCATTGCGATCAGTGAGCAAACTAAACAGGATCTGATTACGTATTATAATACACCGGCAAACAAAATCGCGGTCGCTTATCAAAGTTGTGATGAGTCGTTTGGTGTACAACATAGCAAAGCGGAAATTGCGCAAATGCTGGAGAAATATAACTTTCCGAAGGAGTATTTCCTGTATGTTGGATCGTTGATTGAACGAAAGAATTTGTTAGGTATCTTACAGGCTATGGTGCAGCTGAAAGGTAAGCTGGATATACCTTTGGTAGTTGTGGGTGGTGGCAGTAGCTATAAGAAAAAGGTGATGGATTTTATTGCCGCCAACGGGTTGCAAAAGAGCGTTATCCTCGTAAATGATACGGTGAAATTCGCTTATAATGATCTGCCGGCTTTGTACCAGGGAGCTAAAGCGCTGATTTACCCATCTTTCTTTGAAGGATTTGGAATACCTATTCTGGAAGCGATGTGGTGCCGTACACCCGTGATCACTTCCAGTGGTTCCTGCTTTGGTGAAACTGCCGGGGATGCCGCCCTTTATATCGATCCGGCGAAACCTGCGTCAATAGCGAATGCTATGGGTGAGGTGGCTAATAACCCCGCACTCATAGAAGAGCTGAAAGAAAAGGGATTAAGACAAGCGGAAAAGTTTACAAGAGAAAAATGTGCAGCGGAAGTGATGAAGGTGTACCAAAGCCTGTAA
- a CDS encoding L-threonylcarbamoyladenylate synthase: MTTDFENDVTAALAALRTGKLILYPTDTIWGIGCDATNEDAVKKVFSLKQRPEKKSLVILLADVKDLLKYVAHPDPAIADLIANFDRPTTVIYEGALDLAPSVINEDGTVAIRLVQDPFCRHLVKRLRKPLVSTSANLSGQPSPAFYADIDPAVKNGVDYVVAYRQEDTTPRQPSRIVKLLKDGTLQVIRE; this comes from the coding sequence ATGACCACCGATTTTGAAAATGACGTAACGGCCGCTCTCGCCGCCTTAAGAACCGGAAAATTAATCCTCTACCCCACAGACACCATCTGGGGCATTGGTTGCGACGCAACCAACGAAGATGCCGTAAAAAAAGTCTTCTCCCTTAAACAACGCCCCGAAAAAAAGAGCCTCGTCATCCTCCTCGCCGACGTAAAAGACCTCCTCAAATACGTCGCTCACCCCGATCCGGCCATTGCCGATCTGATCGCTAATTTTGATCGCCCTACTACTGTCATTTACGAAGGCGCCCTCGACCTTGCTCCCAGTGTTATTAATGAAGATGGTACCGTGGCTATCCGCCTCGTGCAGGACCCCTTCTGCCGTCACCTGGTGAAACGTCTTCGTAAACCTTTGGTTTCCACTTCCGCCAACCTGAGCGGCCAACCTTCCCCCGCTTTTTATGCAGACATTGACCCTGCCGTAAAAAATGGCGTAGATTATGTTGTAGCCTACCGACAGGAAGATACTACCCCCCGACAGCCATCCCGTATTGTTAAGTTATTGAAAGACGGTACCTTACAAGTAATAAGGGAGTAG
- a CDS encoding DUF3857 domain-containing protein: MYRSIVITALLFTTGLHIQAQSKQERAYQAEADEVKKEVQDAKDPAFAQTVVPEKYQNESAVILAVKFSLDADHSRRKDHINTTLHERVKIQDKAALEEYSEFNIQKLKSSSWARGYKLVSFMGIRVIKPNGQQRDIDMNDAVNVKDEKDDKKQKIAIADLQVGDIIDYYVRINKDAASWFTNPDPLDYSIGEKYPMLDFALDIRVFRKMGVSWRYLNDDSSVLKRTKEDEDYVFSIHKKDVPKITDERWLYANRSLPTLRLTYNIAEDMVNGVNEKDIKEYLTYRIISVGAQYMALPAILKEFPDVLSNYKKVHNKTDMSKREIAELAYYYIRYAALYREQGGLGADIEVGQNRKLYSPRSHFVANAFRQLLLKYDIDTDLAAAVPRSVGTLQDAVSLDDLEYFIIAKPDDQPMYCYLGSMFSYPDELPTGLEGQEAYAVSVTGSKGEKSSSFRKITLPVSTAAQNVDAEKLNISFNAENLQTLNIDRMIRAKGQYRYQYVDMLLYEDMLEEERKTLSMSTTFERDLSADKKRFPEYKAAFAKARKDMDETVKDNIYTDYSIQPTAVTYYKVADQGLEKQNKPFTMHQSFTMDGFVKKAGNNYMLDIGKLITGQIELTPEERKRTYDVHMAFPRTVSYEVWVNIPEGYTLEGVENLNKSVINETGQFVSSSKVEGNKLVVNITKSYNHQHETVGAWGQMMAFMDAAADFTKQKVLLKKI; the protein is encoded by the coding sequence ATGTATAGAAGCATTGTCATTACGGCCCTGCTATTCACCACAGGCCTGCATATTCAGGCACAGTCAAAACAGGAAAGAGCCTATCAGGCAGAAGCTGATGAGGTGAAAAAAGAAGTACAGGATGCGAAAGATCCAGCCTTTGCACAAACAGTAGTGCCTGAAAAATATCAGAATGAATCGGCAGTGATACTTGCAGTGAAGTTCTCGCTGGATGCGGATCATAGCCGGCGCAAAGATCATATTAACACGACCTTGCACGAGCGTGTTAAGATCCAGGATAAGGCAGCGCTGGAAGAATATTCTGAATTCAATATCCAGAAACTGAAGAGCAGCAGCTGGGCGCGCGGGTACAAACTGGTATCCTTTATGGGCATTCGTGTGATCAAGCCAAATGGCCAGCAGCGAGATATAGACATGAATGATGCGGTCAATGTAAAGGATGAAAAGGATGATAAAAAACAGAAGATCGCAATTGCTGACCTGCAGGTAGGCGACATCATCGACTATTATGTACGGATCAATAAAGATGCGGCTAGCTGGTTTACGAATCCGGATCCATTGGATTACAGTATTGGTGAGAAATACCCGATGCTGGACTTTGCACTGGACATCAGGGTTTTCAGGAAAATGGGTGTGTCATGGAGATACCTCAATGATGATTCAAGTGTGTTGAAGCGTACAAAGGAAGATGAAGACTACGTATTCTCTATTCATAAAAAAGATGTACCTAAAATTACGGATGAGCGCTGGTTGTATGCCAATCGTAGTCTGCCGACATTAAGGTTGACTTACAATATTGCGGAAGACATGGTGAATGGGGTAAATGAGAAAGATATCAAGGAATACCTGACTTACCGGATCATCAGTGTAGGAGCGCAGTATATGGCGCTGCCAGCTATCCTGAAGGAGTTCCCGGATGTACTTAGCAATTACAAGAAGGTACATAACAAAACAGATATGTCGAAGAGAGAGATAGCGGAACTGGCATATTATTACATTCGTTATGCAGCGCTTTACCGTGAGCAGGGGGGCCTGGGCGCGGATATAGAAGTAGGACAGAACAGGAAATTATATTCACCAAGGTCTCACTTTGTGGCCAATGCATTTCGTCAGTTATTATTGAAGTATGATATTGATACAGATCTGGCAGCGGCGGTGCCACGTAGTGTAGGTACGCTGCAGGATGCGGTTTCACTGGATGACCTGGAATATTTTATCATTGCTAAACCAGATGATCAACCTATGTATTGCTACCTGGGATCTATGTTTAGTTATCCTGATGAGTTGCCGACCGGACTGGAAGGACAGGAAGCTTATGCGGTAAGTGTGACGGGGAGCAAAGGGGAAAAATCATCCAGTTTCAGAAAGATCACATTGCCTGTAAGTACTGCGGCGCAGAATGTAGATGCTGAGAAACTGAATATCAGTTTTAATGCAGAGAACCTGCAAACGCTGAATATTGACAGGATGATACGTGCAAAAGGGCAATATCGTTATCAGTATGTAGATATGTTGCTGTATGAAGATATGTTGGAAGAGGAAAGAAAAACATTGAGCATGTCTACCACTTTCGAGCGTGATCTATCAGCAGATAAAAAGCGGTTTCCTGAATACAAGGCGGCGTTTGCAAAGGCACGGAAAGATATGGATGAAACGGTGAAAGATAATATCTATACAGATTATAGTATTCAGCCTACGGCGGTGACTTATTATAAAGTGGCGGATCAGGGACTGGAGAAACAGAATAAGCCGTTTACGATGCATCAGTCATTTACCATGGATGGTTTTGTAAAGAAGGCGGGGAATAATTATATGCTGGATATCGGAAAACTGATCACAGGTCAGATAGAATTGACACCTGAAGAAAGGAAGCGTACTTATGATGTGCATATGGCGTTTCCGCGGACGGTGTCTTATGAGGTGTGGGTGAATATTCCGGAGGGGTATACATTGGAGGGTGTGGAGAATCTGAATAAGTCAGTGATCAATGAGACCGGGCAGTTTGTGAGTAGTTCGAAGGTAGAGGGGAATAAGCTGGTGGTGAATATTACGAAGAGTTATAATCATCAGCATGAGACAGTAGGTGCGTGGGGGCAGATGATGGCGTTTATGGATGCGGCGGCGGATTTTACGAAGCAGAAGGTGTTGCTGAAGAAAATATAA
- a CDS encoding IS1096 element passenger TnpR family protein, with protein MPVLKFRVYWEEDESVYRDISIKPDQTFLQFHQVILQSFEFDNKHKATFFRSNDNWQRGREIILEKDNVVRKVDPLLMEETVIGVAVKTPNQKFIYLYDFAKNWTFLVELIGVSKDENSRVTYPLCVRKEGLAPSQYGTKGLVGDKLVEMEEKYDLNKEGMSEDGFGEEGEEDENSEADDEGMEDASSEDMY; from the coding sequence ATGCCTGTTTTGAAATTCAGAGTTTATTGGGAAGAAGACGAAAGTGTGTACAGGGATATTTCCATTAAACCAGACCAGACATTTTTACAATTCCACCAAGTCATTTTGCAGTCATTCGAATTTGACAATAAACATAAAGCGACTTTTTTCCGTAGCAACGATAACTGGCAACGGGGAAGGGAGATCATTCTCGAAAAAGACAATGTAGTCCGCAAGGTAGATCCATTACTGATGGAAGAAACTGTCATTGGGGTAGCAGTGAAAACGCCTAATCAGAAGTTTATATACCTCTATGATTTTGCGAAGAACTGGACGTTCCTGGTGGAATTGATCGGGGTATCCAAGGATGAAAATTCTAGGGTGACCTATCCGCTATGTGTAAGGAAAGAAGGGTTGGCGCCTAGCCAGTACGGTACAAAAGGACTGGTAGGTGATAAGCTGGTGGAGATGGAGGAGAAGTATGACCTGAATAAAGAGGGGATGAGTGAAGATGGATTTGGCGAAGAAGGAGAGGAGGATGAAAACAGTGAAGCGGATGATGAAGGAATGGAGGATGCCAGCAGTGAAGACATGTATTAA
- a CDS encoding site-specific integrase — translation MNIIKRTNSKGDKITFYYDYGRKAGQRPSTGIFIYSKPKTQAEKNHNKQALDLLEVKKSQNIIEQQSIGTAYIPPHKFKGNFLEYYAEYVDKNKTDGNRALQNSFKQFKEFVGRSFVSPVDITENLCKEFRKFLLAKFKGETPQGYYARFKWVLNAATKDKYFQVNPTDEVAAIPNPSATLKENLEVEEYLTLVKTPCLNEEIKFAFIFCCYTGLRWVDVERVRNDDVNEDVLTTRIIQKKTGLPVTLTLHPIAQAIIKIQRRKRGSTPGNKKLFQLLGRNGCNKVLEKWIAAAKISKHITWSCARLSFAILLRDALVDEVTIATLMGHATPKQVNKTYKRHRAKDQLQTIMKLPSVDINKYFLHLPDEEAEE, via the coding sequence ATGAATATCATAAAACGCACAAATAGCAAAGGGGATAAAATCACTTTCTATTATGACTATGGTCGCAAAGCTGGCCAACGACCTTCAACGGGAATTTTTATTTATTCAAAACCTAAAACCCAGGCTGAAAAAAACCATAATAAACAAGCTTTAGATTTACTAGAAGTAAAGAAAAGCCAGAATATCATCGAACAGCAGTCAATAGGTACCGCCTATATTCCACCCCATAAGTTTAAGGGGAATTTCCTGGAATACTACGCGGAATATGTAGATAAAAATAAGACCGATGGTAACAGGGCTTTACAGAACAGCTTTAAACAATTTAAAGAATTTGTAGGGCGCAGCTTCGTTTCGCCAGTTGATATTACGGAAAACCTATGCAAAGAATTTAGAAAATTCCTTTTAGCCAAATTTAAGGGGGAAACTCCCCAGGGATATTATGCAAGATTTAAGTGGGTATTAAACGCAGCGACTAAAGATAAATATTTCCAGGTGAATCCCACAGACGAAGTTGCAGCTATACCCAATCCCAGCGCGACGTTAAAGGAAAACCTTGAGGTGGAAGAATATTTAACACTGGTTAAAACACCTTGCTTAAACGAGGAAATAAAATTTGCATTTATCTTCTGCTGCTACACAGGGCTGAGATGGGTCGATGTTGAGCGTGTTAGGAATGATGACGTAAATGAAGACGTTCTTACTACCAGGATCATACAAAAGAAAACAGGTTTACCAGTTACTTTAACCCTGCATCCTATAGCCCAGGCTATAATAAAAATACAAAGAAGGAAAAGAGGTAGTACACCAGGTAATAAAAAGCTATTTCAACTTCTTGGTCGGAATGGTTGTAACAAAGTACTTGAAAAATGGATCGCAGCTGCAAAAATATCAAAACATATTACCTGGTCATGTGCCCGCTTATCTTTTGCTATACTGCTAAGAGATGCCCTAGTAGATGAGGTGACTATCGCAACCTTAATGGGTCATGCGACACCCAAACAGGTCAATAAAACCTATAAAAGACACCGGGCTAAAGACCAGCTGCAAACCATCATGAAATTGCCATCTGTAGATATTAATAAATATTTTCTTCACTTACCAGATGAGGAAGCTGAAGAATAA
- a CDS encoding CCA tRNA nucleotidyltransferase, with product MISRKPIDIPCTLQERKVLEQIALAAHELGVPCYLIGGFVRDKLLNRRTKDLDVVCVGDGIALAHKVATYFDNAKVSFFKTYGTAQVKWNEFEVEFVGARKESYREESRNPDVEPGTLEDDQLRRDFTINALAISLNEEDYGSLIDPFNGLADMDAKIIRTPLAPAQTFSDDPLRMMRAIRFASQLQFTIADDTFQAIKEQADRIQIISQERITDELNKIMLSAVPSIGLNLLFKSGLLKIIFPQLVDLAGVQTVDGKRHKENFSHTLQVVDNISRNTKDLWLRWAALLHDIGKPATKRYEQGHGWTFHGHEMVGAKMVPRIFSRLKLPTHEPMRLVKKLVELHQRPISLTKENITDSAIRRLLFEAGEDVEALMMLCEADITSKNVSKVRRYLDDYELVRQRMKEIEENDRLRNWQPPVTGEMIMETFNLTPCRTVGDLKSAIREAILDGVIPNTYDAAYAFLLEKAKEMDLTPVK from the coding sequence ATGATCAGCAGAAAGCCTATTGACATACCCTGTACCTTACAGGAACGCAAAGTGTTGGAACAGATAGCGTTAGCAGCCCATGAACTGGGCGTGCCCTGCTATTTGATCGGGGGTTTCGTGCGTGATAAACTGCTGAACCGCCGTACCAAAGATTTGGATGTGGTGTGCGTAGGAGATGGCATTGCCTTAGCACACAAAGTGGCTACTTACTTTGATAATGCCAAGGTGAGCTTCTTTAAAACCTATGGCACCGCACAGGTAAAATGGAATGAATTTGAAGTTGAGTTTGTAGGCGCCCGCAAAGAAAGTTACAGAGAGGAATCCCGCAACCCCGACGTGGAACCGGGTACCCTGGAGGATGACCAGCTGCGCAGAGATTTTACTATCAACGCACTGGCTATCAGCCTCAATGAAGAAGATTATGGAAGCCTGATAGATCCATTTAATGGGCTGGCGGACATGGATGCAAAAATTATCCGTACTCCATTGGCACCTGCCCAGACTTTCAGCGATGACCCTCTGCGTATGATGAGGGCCATCCGCTTTGCCTCCCAACTGCAGTTTACTATTGCTGACGATACCTTTCAGGCTATCAAAGAGCAGGCAGACCGCATTCAGATTATCTCCCAGGAACGTATTACCGACGAACTGAATAAAATCATGTTGTCTGCAGTGCCTTCTATAGGTTTGAACCTGTTGTTTAAGAGCGGATTGTTGAAGATCATCTTCCCGCAACTGGTAGATCTTGCTGGTGTTCAAACGGTTGATGGCAAGCGGCATAAAGAGAACTTTTCACATACCTTGCAGGTAGTCGATAATATTTCCAGAAATACAAAAGACCTTTGGTTACGCTGGGCTGCACTGTTGCACGATATCGGTAAACCCGCCACCAAACGTTATGAGCAGGGCCATGGATGGACATTTCACGGACATGAGATGGTAGGAGCCAAGATGGTTCCCCGCATCTTCTCAAGACTGAAACTCCCTACGCATGAACCTATGCGCTTAGTGAAGAAACTGGTAGAACTGCACCAGCGGCCTATTAGTCTGACGAAAGAGAATATCACTGATTCTGCAATACGCCGCCTGCTCTTCGAAGCAGGAGAGGATGTAGAAGCCTTAATGATGCTCTGTGAAGCAGATATCACATCGAAGAACGTATCCAAAGTGCGGAGATATCTCGATGATTATGAACTGGTAAGACAGCGCATGAAGGAGATAGAGGAGAATGATCGTCTGCGTAACTGGCAACCGCCGGTAACAGGTGAGATGATCATGGAAACCTTTAACCTGACGCCCTGCAGAACCGTTGGTGATCTGAAAAGTGCCATCCGCGAAGCCATCCTGGATGGGGTGATACCCAATACCTACGATGCCGCTTATGCCTTCCTGCTGGAAAAGGCAAAAGAGATGGATTTGACACCAGTTAAATAA
- the radC gene encoding RadC family protein, whose translation MKSIVDLDQVIDNKMVNVKSSLSMSRWPIDDLPHQKLINHGPSSLTDTELLALVIGTGSKGNNVNNIAKELLAKASYSLSELAKFNVNQFKRIRGIGDIKAAELAAVMELGRRRQAGLLLSKKVITNTIDAVLYFKPILGDQSYESFHVLYMNHGQRVLKHSVLAKGGIANVSSDTRMILREALEIGASKLILCHNHPSGNLNPSSADKYFTEKIVKAASLMDIAVIDHIIVSEVGFYSLADEGSLN comes from the coding sequence ATGAAATCCATTGTTGATTTGGACCAGGTAATTGATAATAAGATGGTCAATGTAAAATCCTCATTGTCGATGTCCAGGTGGCCAATAGATGATTTACCACATCAGAAATTAATAAATCACGGTCCGTCTTCCTTGACAGATACAGAACTGTTAGCCCTAGTTATCGGCACCGGTTCTAAAGGGAATAACGTAAATAATATTGCAAAGGAATTACTTGCAAAAGCCTCTTACAGCCTCAGTGAGCTAGCGAAATTTAATGTGAACCAGTTTAAGAGAATTAGAGGTATAGGAGACATAAAAGCTGCCGAATTAGCAGCGGTAATGGAATTAGGAAGACGTAGGCAGGCAGGACTTCTATTGTCGAAAAAAGTCATTACAAATACCATTGATGCTGTGCTATACTTCAAGCCTATATTAGGGGATCAATCCTACGAATCATTTCATGTGTTGTATATGAATCATGGGCAAAGGGTTTTAAAACACAGTGTTTTAGCCAAGGGAGGTATTGCTAATGTTTCGTCAGATACAAGAATGATACTTCGAGAAGCATTGGAAATTGGAGCATCCAAGTTAATCCTTTGTCATAATCACCCTTCCGGGAATTTAAATCCTAGTTCCGCGGATAAATATTTTACGGAGAAAATTGTGAAGGCGGCGAGTCTTATGGATATTGCCGTAATTGACCATATTATCGTTTCAGAGGTCGGATTTTACAGTCTGGCAGATGAAGGATCGCTTAATTGA
- a CDS encoding 2,3,4,5-tetrahydropyridine-2,6-dicarboxylate N-succinyltransferase, with translation MELQELIQAAWGNRSLLQESTYSDAVKAVIEAVDKGKIRVAEPTGEGWKVNEWVKQAILMYFTIQTMETIDLPPFEFYDKMKLKSNYKDLGVRVVPHAIARYGAFIGRGAILMPSYVNIGAYVDECTMVDTWATVGSCAQIGKNVHLSGGVGIGGVLEPLQASPVIIEDGCFLGSRCIVVEGVIVEKEAVLGANVVLTKSTKIIDVSGPEPVEYKGRVPARSVVIPGTYTKKFPAGEYQVPCALIIGQRKESTDLKTSLNDTLREFNVAV, from the coding sequence ATGGAGCTACAAGAACTCATCCAGGCTGCCTGGGGAAACCGCAGCCTGCTACAGGAATCTACTTACAGCGATGCTGTCAAAGCTGTTATTGAAGCTGTAGATAAGGGAAAGATCAGGGTAGCAGAACCCACAGGAGAAGGCTGGAAAGTCAATGAATGGGTAAAGCAGGCCATCCTGATGTACTTCACCATCCAAACAATGGAAACCATAGACCTCCCACCATTTGAGTTCTATGACAAAATGAAGCTGAAATCCAACTATAAAGATCTGGGTGTTCGTGTAGTACCTCATGCGATTGCACGATATGGTGCATTCATTGGCAGAGGCGCGATCCTGATGCCATCTTACGTAAACATTGGTGCATACGTAGACGAATGTACCATGGTGGATACATGGGCGACTGTAGGTTCCTGCGCACAGATTGGTAAGAATGTACACCTGAGTGGTGGTGTTGGTATTGGCGGTGTATTAGAACCACTGCAGGCTAGTCCGGTGATCATCGAAGATGGTTGTTTCCTGGGTAGTCGTTGTATTGTAGTAGAAGGTGTGATAGTAGAAAAAGAAGCGGTACTGGGTGCGAATGTGGTATTGACTAAGTCTACCAAGATCATTGACGTAAGTGGTCCTGAGCCGGTAGAGTACAAGGGTCGTGTACCGGCACGCAGTGTGGTAATTCCAGGGACATATACTAAGAAGTTCCCTGCTGGTGAATACCAGGTTCCTTGCGCACTGATAATTGGTCAACGTAAAGAATCTACAGATTTGAAGACGAGTCTGAACGATACGCTGAGAGAGTTCAATGTAGCTGTATAA
- the miaA gene encoding tRNA (adenosine(37)-N6)-dimethylallyltransferase MiaA: MRDKKVIVIAGPTAAGKTAMAVRVAQYFNTAVISADSRQCYREISIGTAKPGAAELAAVPHYFINSHSIREEVNAGIFEKLALQYAEEVWRNNDVVVLCGGTGLYIKAFCEGIDDIPAAPTEVRQSIISQYAQEGLTWLQEEVKAKDPRFYAVGEIQNPQRLMRALEVFETTGKSILEFRTGNKTNRDFEIIKTGIELEKPLLHANIETRVRQMMKDGLVEEVRSVQEFRSHNALQTVGYSEIFDYLDGKTTLQEAEELVVIHTRQYAKRQMTWFKKDKEIKWYERGEGLLEDIKKTLGP; encoded by the coding sequence ATGAGAGATAAGAAAGTAATCGTAATAGCAGGTCCTACGGCTGCCGGAAAAACGGCGATGGCTGTACGGGTAGCCCAATATTTTAATACCGCGGTAATATCTGCAGACTCCAGGCAGTGCTACAGAGAGATCAGTATCGGCACGGCAAAGCCCGGTGCTGCTGAGTTGGCGGCTGTACCCCATTATTTTATCAATTCTCATAGCATTCGTGAAGAAGTGAATGCAGGTATCTTTGAGAAGTTAGCATTACAATATGCAGAGGAAGTGTGGAGGAACAATGATGTCGTCGTGCTTTGTGGCGGTACAGGTCTGTATATAAAAGCCTTTTGTGAAGGAATTGATGATATACCTGCTGCGCCAACGGAAGTTAGACAATCCATTATTTCACAGTATGCGCAGGAAGGATTGACGTGGTTGCAGGAAGAAGTGAAAGCGAAAGATCCCCGGTTTTATGCCGTGGGCGAAATCCAGAACCCGCAACGATTAATGAGGGCCCTGGAAGTTTTTGAAACTACCGGAAAGTCGATTTTGGAATTCCGGACAGGAAATAAAACCAACAGGGATTTTGAAATTATCAAGACGGGGATTGAGTTGGAGAAGCCACTGTTGCATGCTAATATTGAAACAAGGGTGAGGCAGATGATGAAGGATGGATTGGTAGAAGAGGTGCGATCAGTGCAGGAATTCAGGAGTCATAATGCTTTGCAGACGGTGGGGTATTCGGAGATATTTGATTACCTGGATGGGAAGACCACGCTGCAGGAAGCCGAAGAATTAGTAGTCATTCACACCAGGCAGTATGCGAAAAGACAAATGACGTGGTTTAAAAAAGATAAAGAAATTAAGTGGTATGAAAGAGGAGAGGGGTTGTTGGAAGATATAAAAAAAACGCTTGGGCCGTAG